The following proteins are co-located in the Vibrio azureus genome:
- the bolA gene encoding transcriptional regulator BolA, which translates to MIQDIIEQKLQTELQPTYLKVINESYMHNVPPGSESHFKVVVVSDCFNEQRLITRHRQVNTVLAEELANHIHALAIHTYTEKEWQANLEQNLVPDSPKCQGGSQR; encoded by the coding sequence ATGATTCAAGATATCATAGAACAGAAACTCCAAACTGAGTTACAACCTACGTATTTAAAAGTGATTAATGAAAGCTACATGCACAATGTTCCGCCAGGTTCTGAAAGTCATTTTAAGGTTGTAGTGGTCAGTGATTGTTTTAATGAGCAACGATTGATTACACGGCATCGTCAGGTTAATACAGTATTAGCGGAAGAGCTTGCAAATCATATCCACGCGTTGGCTATTCATACTTATACGGAAAAAGAGTGGCAAGCGAATCTAGAGCAAAACCTTGTACCAGACAGTCCTAAATGTCAGGGTGGCAGTCAACGTTAA
- a CDS encoding methyltransferase: protein MKTELTLHDKSLTLHRFPQRSNETLQAWDAGDEYLINHVEDLNLPDNQNIVVINDHFGALSCWFSAKHNVTLMSDSFISRKGTEQNLQLNHCRSISILTTMDKIPSNTDLVLFQLPKSNRHLIWLLSQLRQSLSTSCPVIAVNKAKEIHTSTLKLFDKYLGETTTSLAWKKHRLVFSQANASPIQEVSPITSWKVDGENIQLDNLPNVYSGESLDLGARFMLQHLPQDSNLTSIIDLGCGNGVLSVKIGQMNPQAKLTCVDESFMAVASAKQNLANNLVASQNTECIANNCLDNFAPESAELIMCNPPFHQQQAITDHIAWQMFCDAKQVLKGGGHLLVIGNRHLGYDAKLTRLFGRQNVKQIATNNKFIILQATKNPAKLITKQ, encoded by the coding sequence ATGAAAACTGAACTCACTCTTCATGACAAAAGCCTCACCCTCCACCGCTTTCCTCAACGCAGTAATGAAACACTTCAAGCTTGGGATGCAGGTGATGAATATCTTATCAATCATGTTGAGGACCTGAATTTACCCGATAACCAAAATATTGTCGTTATTAATGACCATTTTGGGGCTCTATCATGTTGGTTCTCCGCAAAACACAACGTGACATTGATGAGTGATTCGTTTATTTCACGTAAAGGTACTGAGCAAAATTTACAATTAAACCACTGCCGCTCAATCAGTATCTTAACGACAATGGATAAGATCCCTAGCAATACTGATCTCGTTTTATTCCAACTGCCCAAAAGTAATCGCCATCTTATCTGGCTCTTGAGCCAATTGCGGCAATCTCTTTCAACGTCATGCCCTGTTATCGCCGTCAATAAAGCGAAAGAGATCCATACTTCAACGTTGAAACTATTTGACAAATATTTAGGTGAAACCACGACTTCATTAGCGTGGAAAAAACATCGTTTGGTTTTCTCCCAAGCCAATGCGTCTCCGATTCAAGAAGTTTCGCCCATCACCTCATGGAAAGTGGACGGTGAAAATATTCAACTCGACAACCTGCCCAATGTCTACTCGGGTGAAAGTTTGGATTTGGGTGCTCGGTTTATGTTGCAACACCTTCCCCAAGATTCGAATTTAACCAGCATTATTGACCTAGGCTGTGGTAACGGCGTTCTCTCCGTTAAAATTGGACAAATGAACCCACAAGCTAAGCTGACGTGTGTCGATGAGAGCTTTATGGCGGTGGCGTCTGCGAAACAGAATCTCGCCAATAATTTAGTGGCATCACAAAACACAGAGTGCATTGCCAACAACTGCTTAGATAACTTCGCTCCCGAAAGTGCGGAGCTCATTATGTGTAATCCTCCATTCCACCAACAACAAGCCATTACCGACCATATCGCATGGCAAATGTTCTGTGATGCTAAGCAAGTCTTGAAAGGCGGTGGTCATCTTCTTGTGATTGGTAATCGCCACCTTGGTTATGATGCTAAGTTGACGCGTCTTTTTGGCCGTCAAAACGTCAAACAGATTGCCACTAATAATAAGTTCATCATTTTACAAGCAACAAAAAACCCTGCTAAATTAATTACAAAGCAATAG
- a CDS encoding YajG family lipoprotein translates to MKKMLLAASVALLTACSAPQQAQLNLMPATTLSANPIVQGKTYRLSSKDVRPAQYVALVDSGRANILPLHAKQNLRISLEEALAKQLSSQGFQADLNSNNTLKLVVQEALVNVKHSVMKKEMDANVVLEITAETPQGKLVKTYNGTAKRSGTLSASDEDIEQTLNDVLALTLKEIANDNELRQYMQERF, encoded by the coding sequence ATGAAAAAAATGCTACTGGCTGCCTCCGTTGCTTTACTCACGGCATGCTCGGCACCACAACAAGCTCAACTTAACCTTATGCCTGCAACCACATTAAGTGCCAACCCTATTGTACAAGGTAAAACTTACCGCCTATCGAGCAAAGATGTACGTCCTGCACAATATGTAGCCTTAGTTGACAGTGGCAGAGCCAATATTTTACCACTACATGCAAAGCAGAACTTAAGGATTTCTCTTGAAGAAGCCTTAGCGAAACAGTTGTCTTCTCAGGGGTTTCAAGCAGATCTCAACAGCAACAATACGTTGAAGTTGGTTGTACAGGAAGCACTGGTCAATGTTAAACACTCTGTGATGAAAAAAGAAATGGATGCGAACGTTGTCCTTGAAATCACAGCAGAAACACCACAAGGTAAGTTAGTCAAAACCTACAACGGTACGGCGAAACGTTCTGGTACGCTCAGCGCCTCAGATGAAGACATCGAGCAAACATTAAATGATGTGCTTGCTCTCACTCTGAAAGAAATTGCCAATGACAATGAACTTCGCCAATACATGCAGGAACGTTTCTAA